From the Candidatus Dadabacteria bacterium genome, the window GTGGGGAACAAGCAAGAACAAGAAGCTGACAGATTTGCCAGCAATTTATTGATTCCAAGAAAGCAAGCAAAAGTCCTCAGTTCTCTTGCACAAACCGGAGTAGCCGTAAGAATTTTTGCTGAAAATATCGGCGTGGCGCCCGGTATTGTCGTTGGTCGGATGCAACACGAAGGGTACTTGCCCAGAAGTCACCTCAACAATTTGAAAGTGCGTTACACATGGGAAACTGAGCGAAATTAGTAGAATAACTCAATCATCACAGAGAGGTGAAGCCCTTCCCGTTGTTTATACGTACCTCTTGCTTTTCAACTATTCTTTTTTTTGAATATACAGAAAATATCTTACGTTACATCAGATAAGACGAGGACATATAAAAACGCTACAATGAACATACATCGTGTCGCTAACTTTCCCTTCTTCAGTAAAATATGGAGCTTTTGCATAACCTTCACTTTTAGTTAGATTTTTCGGGAAAAATTCCTTGGAGCCGAGATGAATTTTAAAAACTACGACACGGAAGGCTTTTACGACGAGGTATTCAAGGATAACGCCACCCCGCATGAGTGGACCCGCTTTTTAACCGACAGGATAGAAAGCCTCTCAGACGGAGAGCTGATCGAGCGGCAGAAAGCGGCCGAGATGAACCTGTTCGAGATGGGGGTCACCTTCACCCTCTACTCGGAAAAAAAGAAGAGTTCCGAGGAGAACATTTTCCCCTTCGACATAATTCCGAGAATAGTGTCAGCCGAGGACTGGGAGCTCATAGAAAGGGGCCTCAAGCAGAGAATCCACGCGCTTAACCTATTCATAGACGACATATACAACGACCGGAAGATTCTGAGGGACAAGGTAGTTCCCAAGGAACTCATCCTCTCAAGCAGGGAGTTTCGCCTTGACTGCGTCGGTTTTTCCCCGCCGAAGAATATCTGGTGCCACATCACGGGAACGGACCTCATAAGACATTCGGACGGAAACTTCTACATCCTCGAAGACAACCTGCGCTCCCCCTCCGGCGTTTCCTACGTGCTTGAGAACCGCGAACTTCTGAAGCGCACGTTTCCCAAGGTATTCGGCACCGTCGAGATAATGCCCATAAGCGATTACGGACTCCATCTCCATGACACCCTCCAGTACCTGCTATCTGACAGAACGGCTAACCCCAAGGTGGTGCTTCTCACCCCGGGGATCTATAACTCGGCCTACTTCGAGCACTCGTTTCTGGCAAAAGAGATGGGAATAGAGCTTGTCGAGGGAAGGGATCTCGTCGTGGTAGAGAACTTCGTTTACCTAAAGACCACTAAGGGACTTGAGAAAGTGGATGTCATATACAGAAGGATAGACGACAACTTCCTTGATCCTCAGGTGTTCCGCCCGGATTCAGTACTTGGAGTTCCAGGGCTTTTCAGCGCGTACAAGGCCGGAAACGTCGCCATAGCCAACGCCCCAGGAGGAGGAGTGGCCGACGACAAGATAATATACGCCTACGTTGAGAAGATAATAAAGTATTACCTAGGAGAAGATCCCATAATCTCGAACGTGCCAACGTATATCTGCGAGGAGGATGAGGCCAGAAAATACGTACTCGACAATATAGAGAAGCTGGTCGTAAAGCCCGCGAATGAATCCGGAGGATACGGGATAGTGTTCGGACCCAAAGCGATGAAAGAGGAGCTGGCCCAAGCCAAAAGAGATATAAAAGCGGATCCCAGAAACTACATAGCCCAGAAGACTATGTCCCTCTCCCGTGCTCCCGTGATAGTGGACGATCACTTCGAGGGACGCCATGTCGATCTGAGACCCTTCATTCTTTACGGAAAAGAAATATTCGTCCTGCCCGGAGGCCTGACCAGGGTGGCGTTGCGCAAAGGTTCAATGATAGTTAATTCGTCCCAGGGAGGCGGAAGCAAAGACACTTGGGTGCTTGCTCCCGCAAAGAACGCCGGGGGCAAAGGAGGCAGAAAATCCTAAGTCGCGTCGCAGAGTCTATATACTGGATGAGCCGCTACGCCGAGCGCGCAGGGAACACCGCGAGGCTTATAAGCGTAAACCTAGGCCTCGCCATTGACACCCATGACTCCGTTGAGCAGGAATGGGACCCCATAGTAAAGGTGACGGGAGACATGGAGCTTTTCAGAAGCCTTTATGACGGCACGACCCGGGAAAACGTAATAAACTTCATGGTACTTGACCGCAACAACCCGAACTCGATCATCTCCTGCGTTAACTGCGCCCGTGAGAACGCAAGTTCCGTTAGGGAGATAATCTCCTCTGAGATGTGGCTTCTAATAAACCGCTTCTACCACAGGCTGAACAGCGACGAAGCCAAGCAGAAGCTGCTCGACAACCCCGGAAAGTTCTGCGAAGTGGCAAAAGTGCAGAGCCTTCTTTTTCACGGATCCGGGTACATAAGCATATCCCACGGCGAGGCGTGGCATTTCTCGGAACTTGGAAAGCAGATGGAACGGGCCGACAACACTTCCAGGATACTCGACGTCAAGTACTACACTCTGCTTCCCAAGGCGGAACTCGTGGGAACGTCGATAGACAACATGCAGTGGATAGCCCTTCTTAAATCGACAAGCGCCCTTGAGACCTACAAGGCGAAGCAC encodes:
- a CDS encoding XRE family transcriptional regulator, with the protein product VGNKQEQEADRFASNLLIPRKQAKVLSSLAQTGVAVRIFAENIGVAPGIVVGRMQHEGYLPRSHLNNLKVRYTWETERN
- a CDS encoding circularly permuted type 2 ATP-grasp protein, whose product is MNFKNYDTEGFYDEVFKDNATPHEWTRFLTDRIESLSDGELIERQKAAEMNLFEMGVTFTLYSEKKKSSEENIFPFDIIPRIVSAEDWELIERGLKQRIHALNLFIDDIYNDRKILRDKVVPKELILSSREFRLDCVGFSPPKNIWCHITGTDLIRHSDGNFYILEDNLRSPSGVSYVLENRELLKRTFPKVFGTVEIMPISDYGLHLHDTLQYLLSDRTANPKVVLLTPGIYNSAYFEHSFLAKEMGIELVEGRDLVVVENFVYLKTTKGLEKVDVIYRRIDDNFLDPQVFRPDSVLGVPGLFSAYKAGNVAIANAPGGGVADDKIIYAYVEKIIKYYLGEDPIISNVPTYICEEDEARKYVLDNIEKLVVKPANESGGYGIVFGPKAMKEELAQAKRDIKADPRNYIAQKTMSLSRAPVIVDDHFEGRHVDLRPFILYGKEIFVLPGGLTRVALRKGSMIVNSSQGGGSKDTWVLAPAKNAGGKGGRKS
- a CDS encoding alpha-E domain-containing protein, translating into MSRYAERAGNTARLISVNLGLAIDTHDSVEQEWDPIVKVTGDMELFRSLYDGTTRENVINFMVLDRNNPNSIISCVNCARENASSVREIISSEMWLLINRFYHRLNSDEAKQKLLDNPGKFCEVAKVQSLLFHGSGYISISHGEAWHFSELGKQMERADNTSRILDVKYYTLLPKAELVGTSIDNMQWIALLKSTSALETYKAKHQQISIGNVLDFLILDNQFPRSIIYCVERADESLHCISNSPAGSYNNETEKEMGRLLSDLRFISVGEIIHRGMHEYLSSFQSRINEVGNRVYDDYFGYSLTDNILRDFDDI